Proteins co-encoded in one Candidatus Limnocylindrales bacterium genomic window:
- a CDS encoding CRTAC1 family protein, translating to MVAALDEIARRSEVEHPTLGSHNLEMLRQASDQTGADRTEELFPIWLMRSRVEMWHEHYDEAEKALARAESYAIPRGEQWQTVRFWQGVLWLRQAEVANCIARHAPESCIAPLRGAAIHEDKTLAQRAIATFQEALAHSDPAHWVAHASRWLLNIAYMAVGDYPDGVPAAHLLRFDADEEFPHFVNGAARAGIEFVQLAGSVIADDFDGDGWIDVLTSSSDPQGPMHFFRNTGGRFEQIDDEAGLSGLTGGLNLVQADYDNDGDLDALVLRGAWLRAFGRQPNSLLRNDGKGHFTDVTFDAGLADVNYPTQTAAWGDYDADGDLDIYIGNEGGEEDPRQGAFPSQLFRNNGNGTFTDVAEEAGVTNLRFAKGVQWGDFDDDDKPDLFVSNWHAPNRLYRNLGDGTFADVAADVGVQEPEASFTSWFWDYDNDGRLDLFVGGYSLEPEAFAPPDIWRVSASHSGVPDVGALPALYRNEGGRFSDVGPAQGFDRVLLPMGANFGDLDNDGYLDAYLGTGYPGLEALLPNVMYWNRRGQRFADVTTAGGFGHLQKGHGLAFADFDEDGDQDVLEQIGGFVRPDRFATALFVNPGFGNGRIIVHLRGVRSNRFGVGARIRVDVHDGGVARSIYRTVGSGGTFGANPLRQEIGVGKAERVGRIEVHWPTTGESQVFEDLAVGRHYRITEGSDEIEEVPPRQAQAGSGTIHE from the coding sequence ATGGTGGCCGCACTCGACGAGATCGCCCGGCGCTCCGAGGTCGAGCACCCGACCCTTGGAAGCCACAACCTGGAAATGCTGCGCCAGGCGAGCGACCAGACCGGCGCCGACCGGACGGAGGAACTGTTTCCCATCTGGCTGATGCGGTCTCGTGTCGAGATGTGGCACGAGCATTACGATGAGGCCGAGAAAGCACTCGCGCGCGCCGAGAGTTACGCCATACCGCGCGGCGAGCAGTGGCAGACGGTGCGCTTCTGGCAGGGGGTCCTGTGGCTGCGGCAGGCGGAAGTCGCCAATTGCATCGCTCGTCATGCGCCCGAAAGCTGCATCGCTCCCCTTCGCGGAGCGGCGATCCACGAGGACAAGACCCTTGCGCAGCGGGCGATCGCGACCTTCCAGGAGGCCCTCGCCCACAGCGATCCGGCGCACTGGGTGGCGCACGCGTCACGCTGGCTTCTCAACATCGCGTACATGGCCGTCGGCGACTACCCTGATGGCGTCCCGGCAGCCCACCTCCTCCGCTTCGACGCCGACGAGGAGTTCCCGCACTTCGTCAACGGTGCGGCGAGGGCAGGGATCGAATTCGTGCAGCTTGCCGGCAGCGTCATCGCCGACGACTTCGACGGCGACGGATGGATCGACGTGCTCACCTCCAGCTCGGACCCCCAGGGTCCGATGCATTTTTTCCGGAACACGGGCGGCCGCTTCGAGCAGATCGACGACGAAGCCGGCCTCAGCGGCCTGACCGGCGGTCTCAACCTCGTCCAGGCGGATTACGACAACGACGGCGACCTCGACGCGCTGGTACTGCGCGGCGCATGGCTGCGCGCCTTCGGACGCCAACCGAATTCGCTTCTGCGCAACGACGGAAAGGGGCATTTCACGGACGTGACGTTCGATGCGGGCCTCGCGGACGTGAACTACCCCACGCAGACCGCGGCGTGGGGAGATTACGACGCCGACGGTGATCTCGATATCTACATCGGAAACGAAGGCGGGGAAGAAGACCCGCGCCAGGGCGCATTTCCGAGTCAGCTGTTCCGCAACAACGGCAACGGAACCTTCACGGACGTCGCCGAAGAGGCCGGCGTCACCAACCTGCGCTTCGCCAAGGGCGTGCAGTGGGGAGATTTCGACGACGACGACAAGCCGGACCTGTTCGTGTCGAACTGGCACGCGCCGAATCGTCTTTATCGCAACCTCGGCGACGGCACCTTCGCCGACGTCGCCGCCGACGTCGGCGTGCAGGAGCCCGAAGCCAGTTTCACGAGCTGGTTTTGGGATTACGACAACGACGGCAGGCTCGACCTGTTCGTCGGTGGCTACTCGCTCGAGCCTGAAGCGTTCGCTCCACCGGACATCTGGCGCGTCTCCGCCAGTCATTCCGGCGTACCCGATGTTGGGGCATTGCCGGCGCTCTACCGCAACGAGGGTGGACGTTTCTCGGACGTGGGGCCGGCACAAGGCTTCGATCGCGTGCTGCTACCGATGGGCGCCAACTTCGGCGATCTCGACAACGACGGCTATCTCGACGCCTATCTGGGAACAGGATACCCCGGCCTGGAAGCGCTGCTTCCGAACGTGATGTATTGGAACCGGCGAGGGCAGCGCTTCGCCGACGTCACCACGGCCGGCGGGTTCGGCCACCTACAGAAAGGTCACGGCTTGGCGTTCGCCGATTTCGACGAGGACGGCGATCAGGACGTTCTCGAACAGATCGGCGGCTTCGTGCGGCCCGACCGTTTCGCGACGGCCCTTTTCGTGAATCCCGGCTTCGGCAACGGGCGCATCATCGTGCATCTTCGCGGAGTGCGCTCGAACCGTTTCGGCGTAGGCGCTCGCATTCGCGTGGACGTCCATGACGGAGGTGTCGCGAGGTCGATCTACCGCACGGTCGGAAGCGGCGGCACCTTCGGCGCGAATCCGTTGCGGCAGGAGATCGGGGTCGGCAAGGCCGAGCGCGTCGGTCGCATCGAGGTCCATTGGCCGACCACCGGAGAAAGCCAGGTTTTCGAAGACCTCGCCGTCGGCCGTCACTACCGCATCACCGAAGGCAGCGACGAGATCGAAGAGGTGCCGCCGCGACAGGCGCAGGCCGGCAGCGGCACCATCCACGAATAG
- a CDS encoding AI-2E family transporter encodes MVVAIGALYFGRDILIPFALAVLISFALAPLVRRLRNLRLGRVLSVVIAATLAFSLIGGIAVVIGSQLVQLASNLPDYQQNIQQKIKSLRPSTTGSGVVGRTATMIRELQSEVASQAGDEASDLAGSGQATQAVPVRIEEPELTAIDVIRTVAVPILSPFLTAGLVIVFVIFMLLERENLRDRFIALIGTRELHVTTEALDEAAVRVSRYLLMQLLVNATYGIPIGLGLWLIGVPNAVLWGLLATVLRFVPYVGPFIAAMFPLALAFAVDPGWSMLLWTIALVVTLELISNNVVEPWLYGASTGISAVAIIIAAIFWTTLWGPIGLFLSTPLTVCLAVIGRYVPALHFLDVLLGAAPVFEPPERLYQRMLAGDIFEAEQIAAAYLKEKSLLAFCDEVVLPALRLAERDRERGALSAERQAVVTESLLGLVRELADYEEPAAAAGDAAENVSRPPSVWSTEAVLCIGARSGLDTAAASLLAQVLSRRGIGTRVAPREVLSAEALGTFTAKGVEAICLIYLAASARTYARNHCRRLHSRLPHVRLLVGLWHPSATADGAEGSSDIPADAIVRDFAEMVAVVERCAYALAETPMTPAPIPPFETERLEALKRLNLDGKPIAALEAITRELAEAFDVPIALVSLVDEDHQRWPGACGLPPDLDAVREAPRETSICGHVVAADQPLVIEDALKDKRFANNPFLRERGIRFYAGVPLRTRSGLAIGSLCVIDTTPRTFSKSEQRLLCTLADKIMAELERETTERANDHDRCDRNVEHSYP; translated from the coding sequence ATGGTCGTCGCGATCGGGGCCCTTTACTTCGGTCGCGATATTCTCATCCCGTTCGCACTTGCCGTCCTGATCAGCTTCGCGCTTGCGCCGCTGGTGCGCCGGTTGCGAAACCTTCGGCTCGGGCGGGTGTTGTCGGTCGTGATCGCTGCCACGCTCGCGTTCTCGCTCATCGGCGGGATCGCCGTCGTCATCGGCTCACAACTGGTGCAGCTTGCGAGCAACCTGCCCGACTACCAGCAGAACATTCAGCAGAAGATCAAGTCGTTGCGGCCGTCCACGACCGGCAGCGGGGTCGTGGGTCGCACCGCAACGATGATTCGCGAGCTGCAAAGCGAAGTCGCGTCGCAGGCCGGGGATGAGGCGTCGGACCTCGCCGGAAGCGGCCAAGCAACCCAAGCCGTTCCGGTGCGCATCGAAGAGCCGGAGCTCACGGCTATCGACGTCATCCGAACCGTCGCGGTGCCGATACTGTCGCCGTTCCTGACGGCGGGTCTGGTCATCGTCTTCGTCATCTTCATGCTGCTCGAGCGCGAAAATCTGCGCGACCGCTTCATCGCGTTGATTGGCACGCGGGAATTGCATGTGACCACGGAGGCGCTCGATGAAGCGGCGGTCCGCGTCAGCCGGTACCTGCTGATGCAGTTGCTGGTCAATGCGACGTACGGCATCCCCATCGGCCTTGGCCTGTGGCTGATCGGCGTACCGAACGCGGTCCTGTGGGGGCTGCTCGCAACCGTGCTTCGTTTCGTCCCCTATGTCGGGCCGTTCATCGCGGCGATGTTTCCGCTCGCGCTCGCCTTCGCCGTCGATCCCGGCTGGAGCATGCTGCTGTGGACGATCGCGCTGGTCGTGACGCTCGAGCTGATCAGCAACAACGTGGTCGAGCCGTGGCTCTACGGGGCGAGCACCGGCATCTCCGCCGTCGCCATCATCATCGCCGCGATCTTCTGGACCACGCTGTGGGGGCCCATAGGCCTGTTCCTGTCGACGCCGCTTACGGTGTGCCTCGCCGTCATCGGCCGCTACGTCCCTGCGCTGCACTTTCTCGACGTACTGCTCGGCGCTGCACCGGTCTTCGAGCCGCCCGAGCGTCTCTACCAGCGCATGCTCGCCGGCGACATCTTCGAGGCCGAGCAGATCGCCGCCGCCTATCTCAAAGAGAAGTCGCTGCTCGCGTTCTGCGACGAAGTGGTGTTGCCGGCACTGCGACTGGCCGAGCGGGATCGAGAGCGCGGGGCGTTGAGCGCGGAACGCCAGGCTGTAGTGACGGAAAGCCTGCTCGGGCTGGTGCGCGAGCTCGCCGACTACGAAGAGCCGGCCGCGGCGGCGGGCGACGCAGCAGAGAATGTCTCGCGTCCGCCGTCCGTGTGGTCCACGGAAGCCGTGCTCTGCATCGGCGCGCGCAGCGGTCTCGACACGGCGGCTGCCAGTCTGCTTGCCCAGGTGCTATCGCGCCGCGGTATCGGTACGCGCGTCGCTCCGCGCGAGGTGCTGAGCGCCGAAGCGCTCGGCACGTTCACGGCAAAGGGTGTGGAGGCGATCTGCCTGATCTACCTGGCCGCGTCAGCGCGAACGTACGCGCGCAACCATTGCCGCCGCCTGCACAGCCGCCTGCCGCACGTACGTCTGCTCGTCGGCTTATGGCATCCGTCTGCCACCGCGGATGGGGCCGAGGGCTCGAGCGACATTCCCGCCGACGCCATCGTCCGCGATTTCGCCGAAATGGTCGCGGTCGTCGAGCGATGCGCCTACGCGCTGGCGGAGACTCCGATGACACCAGCGCCGATACCGCCGTTCGAAACCGAGCGGCTCGAGGCGCTGAAGCGGCTCAACCTCGACGGTAAACCCATAGCGGCGCTGGAGGCCATCACGCGCGAGTTGGCCGAGGCCTTCGACGTGCCGATCGCACTGGTGTCGCTCGTGGACGAGGACCATCAGCGATGGCCGGGCGCCTGCGGGCTGCCGCCCGATCTGGACGCCGTGCGCGAGGCGCCGCGCGAGACGTCGATATGCGGGCACGTGGTGGCGGCCGATCAGCCGCTCGTCATCGAGGATGCCCTGAAAGACAAGCGTTTCGCGAACAATCCCTTTCTGCGCGAACGCGGCATTCGCTTCTATGCCGGGGTGCCGCTGCGCACGCGCTCCGGGCTCGCGATCGGGTCGCTGTGCGTCATCGACACGACGCCGCGCACATTTTCCAAGAGCGAGCAGAGACTGTTGTGCACGCTCGCGGACAAGATCATGGCCGAGCTCGAACGTGAGACCACGGAGCGCGCCAATGACCACGACCGCTGCGACCGGAACGTCGAGCACTCGTACCCTTGA
- a CDS encoding CheR family methyltransferase, whose translation MTASLSDSLLADLGELVAQTMGLHFPRPRWPDLQRGLVAASESLGIGDAASFARKLLSAPLSIREAQALADALTVGETYFFREPSALDALSRDIIPRLRDARGAGRPRLRLWSAGCCTGEEPYSIAITLHRTLPDYSSWDIDIVATDLNSRFLDSARAGLFRDWSFRGSPDWLKAGYFRRTAAGQFEILPEIRRMVRFVHGNLAADAAPSMQSDGGGMDVIFCRNVLMYFEPSQARKAVGNLYRAQADGGWLITSASELPLVSAAPYAAVRSSDLMLHRKETGGDALSRAPVASPPPAARAPQPQRAAGAASRRVSASLAHMPRVRHEPLDAGARAAALCAQGRHFEAAGVLESALATRPHDAALLALLARCRADQRQLEPALASCDRWLAADRLNPAAHLLRAAVLHDHGRLDEAAQCSRRALYLDPGLVIAQVLLANIARSRGREREARRHFARALHLLQACSADDVVPESGGMTAASLVEILSAILAQERAA comes from the coding sequence GTGACAGCTAGCCTTTCCGATTCGCTGCTTGCCGACCTCGGCGAGCTCGTTGCGCAAACGATGGGCCTTCACTTCCCGCGCCCTCGATGGCCCGACCTGCAGCGCGGGCTCGTCGCAGCGAGCGAGTCTCTCGGAATCGGCGATGCCGCTTCTTTTGCGCGCAAGCTGCTGTCGGCGCCTCTCTCCATTCGCGAGGCCCAGGCCCTTGCGGACGCGCTGACGGTCGGGGAGACATACTTCTTTCGCGAGCCGTCGGCGCTGGACGCGCTTTCGCGCGACATCATTCCTCGCTTGCGCGACGCACGCGGAGCCGGCCGGCCGCGACTGCGTCTATGGAGCGCCGGCTGCTGTACGGGCGAGGAGCCGTACTCGATCGCGATCACGCTTCACCGAACGCTCCCGGACTACTCGAGCTGGGACATCGACATCGTCGCCACCGACCTCAACTCGCGCTTCCTCGACAGCGCGCGTGCCGGACTGTTCCGGGACTGGTCGTTCCGCGGGTCGCCGGATTGGCTCAAAGCCGGCTATTTTCGCCGCACCGCCGCCGGCCAGTTCGAGATCCTGCCGGAGATCCGGCGCATGGTCCGATTCGTCCATGGCAACCTCGCGGCCGATGCGGCTCCGTCGATGCAGTCCGACGGCGGCGGCATGGACGTCATCTTCTGTCGCAACGTGCTGATGTACTTCGAGCCTTCGCAGGCTCGCAAGGCGGTCGGCAACCTCTATCGCGCCCAGGCCGATGGCGGATGGCTCATCACCAGCGCAAGCGAGCTGCCGCTCGTATCCGCGGCGCCCTACGCCGCCGTCCGTTCTTCGGACCTGATGCTGCACCGTAAGGAGACGGGCGGCGATGCGCTGAGCCGTGCCCCCGTGGCATCCCCGCCGCCCGCCGCGCGGGCGCCGCAGCCGCAGCGCGCGGCCGGCGCAGCCTCGCGACGGGTGTCGGCATCGCTCGCGCACATGCCACGCGTCCGGCACGAGCCGCTGGATGCAGGCGCACGCGCGGCGGCGCTGTGCGCGCAGGGTCGCCACTTCGAAGCTGCCGGCGTCCTGGAATCGGCGCTGGCGACGCGGCCCCACGACGCGGCTCTGCTGGCTCTGCTCGCGCGTTGCCGCGCCGACCAGCGCCAGCTCGAGCCGGCCCTGGCCTCGTGCGACCGCTGGCTCGCCGCCGACAGGCTCAATCCAGCGGCGCATCTTCTGCGCGCGGCCGTGCTGCACGACCACGGTCGGCTCGACGAAGCCGCGCAGTGCTCGAGAAGAGCGCTGTATCTGGATCCGGGGCTGGTCATCGCTCAGGTTCTGCTCGCGAACATTGCGCGCAGCCGCGGTCGCGAGCGCGAGGCGAGGAGGCATTTCGCGCGCGCGCTGCACCTGCTGCAGGCCTGCAGCGCCGATGATGTCGTTCCCGAGTCTGGCGGGATGACGGCGGCCAGCCTCGTCGAAATCCTCTCGGCCATCCTCGCCCAGGAGCGAGCGGCATGA
- a CDS encoding chemotaxis protein CheW produces the protein MNATVQILVFRAAGRTFGIPLSQAERVIPCVSCTPLPNAPEIVLGVIDLHGLIVPVFDVGTRCGLPSRDLRLEDQFVIAHDGHRTVALLVDCAVGVVDRAIMPAHLILPYLDGVAGVTRFEDGLILIHDLERFLSAEEDAALTDALAHEQARDS, from the coding sequence ATGAACGCGACGGTGCAGATTCTCGTCTTTCGCGCAGCCGGCCGAACTTTCGGCATTCCCTTGTCGCAGGCCGAACGCGTCATCCCCTGCGTATCATGCACGCCGCTGCCGAATGCGCCCGAGATCGTCCTCGGCGTGATCGATCTTCATGGCCTCATCGTGCCCGTGTTCGACGTGGGCACACGCTGCGGGCTTCCCTCGCGCGACCTGCGTCTCGAAGACCAGTTCGTCATCGCGCATGATGGCCATCGCACCGTCGCCTTGCTGGTCGACTGCGCCGTCGGTGTGGTGGACCGCGCCATCATGCCGGCCCACCTCATCCTGCCGTATCTGGACGGCGTCGCGGGCGTGACGCGGTTCGAGGATGGCCTCATCCTCATTCACGATCTCGAGCGCTTCCTGTCGGCCGAAGAGGACGCGGCGCTGACCGATGCGCTCGCACACGAGCAGGCGCGTGACAGCTAG
- a CDS encoding transglutaminase-like domain-containing protein produces MAIGADVSEEREAVEGAAQDLLEMDAQMRESFARREARLLDAGLAEQILERHRTTVRRYEERFETLLKLLDELDAASRQRGGTDLPAAVRAARRYLKRHKAADPQRFLSQSNLPLSAIRVDAPVRDISQRQVASDKRRSVATAVTPRGEPLPADLAATIDVDLSAEASALVAELGSSPLALYRHVRDNFRFEPYAGSRKGSRETLLVQSGNAYDQASALIALLRSAGFPARYVAGTVLMPAAQVMDWLGVTDAATAANILGTAGLDPVAYTSGGQIVEIQFEHVWVSAYVPYGNYRGVPNDPTGSTWVALDPSFKPLAFAPAVDAPEAMGFDAEEFIDEYISTLHELSPVELYLERIEEFVAENLPQLSFPDDVFRNGEIEPYTEGVLPGSLPFTQLATATEFSEIAPADRHRIRFHIHLGDQQQTTLLDHTLNLPEIASRRTTISYDPATLADQAVIESYGDLYATPPDLIDLRPVLKIEGVAVATGNPIGAGVLHASDMHFLAPAQENNVLPVVQNRITAGTYQGIGIDTYAVPAEALINGPGESLPDADGLTGEKLYRTAMTYLNRVDQSGRTVAGTNQMVITTAVSEAIVENVVAVYYSLGTPVAWEWKGLIVDADRKIIGPFAIDGDDSESKAFFVLAGADGSILENRIFEDLYDEEAVSTIKILELASDMGIVLCRITTSIAVDCPGMSQPAPVVSAINAALAQGHEVTIPRAPLTYLNWSGTGYIDMDPDTGAAGYIISGGQSGGATVDVWTSPWALIYAVLGQDVCNITANILSPAPNSNFPYPGSYGGLGGTQPAQFVVLYTVYYCEDDPRDVTEVFMPHFQYPPGQFVFHAGWGTGATLPFTVFDVIIAPFADQHMGKGYTGAPVAGDPEPATITYAILPPSFVPAEVEMFINGGAASAQEPAAPQVPRGGALRTMTLPNAGGIQQAQFDGKTDGGTFLATGSYNVSIRVTSPDDKTDNSEESPLEVVEVISVEFVSAAGAPLDDNDHPVAPGGKRHFAGRQSAAAGSSNDEVTVRATLSAPVPAGRLRVYFASFDVVDPTGLIDANHAGFPIIGTPAEGSLDDSDPSSDGDDTVETDLTVTMQPGDNFKVFASTNSALIGNLTDALVESHTDAAGDTSDARLMPLASDRLTIWRRVHIERDSMGPVTGNVVEGEITNVAKFGAISELTTDATVTEMPSASTRFVPGLLRNDGNLFQVTDNTNGANIKVAVNNIPSAAGFTYPTEDSFTVVDDDDLDGNDGALLDGDDGEDVRNPTLALLSNSDDAMTNVYSVAYIRPLFDVGDDNSSVPFVLNTPDGADEEALLLGTYDFDQVATEADDEFWTVYLLGAYQMQTEEDADAEGGGTLGQVDEIHGLGASVFLETARDVRLPGTGCTEDVTVVHEVGHLFNLQHPEGGLMASPCNAGTSSFSNASLQKLRDVDHP; encoded by the coding sequence TTGGCAATAGGCGCTGACGTCAGCGAAGAGCGCGAGGCAGTCGAGGGGGCCGCTCAGGACCTGCTCGAGATGGACGCGCAAATGCGCGAAAGCTTTGCCCGGCGTGAGGCCAGGCTCCTCGACGCCGGCCTCGCCGAGCAAATTCTCGAACGTCATCGGACGACCGTCCGGCGTTACGAAGAAAGGTTCGAGACGCTGCTGAAGCTTCTGGACGAGCTCGACGCCGCTTCGCGCCAGCGGGGCGGCACCGATCTTCCCGCGGCAGTCCGCGCCGCTCGACGGTACCTGAAGCGGCACAAAGCGGCCGACCCTCAGCGCTTCCTCAGCCAGTCCAATCTTCCGCTTTCCGCGATTCGCGTGGATGCGCCGGTCCGAGACATCAGCCAGCGTCAGGTCGCGAGCGACAAGCGCCGAAGCGTCGCCACTGCCGTCACACCGCGCGGCGAGCCGCTGCCGGCCGACCTTGCGGCAACCATAGACGTGGATCTTTCGGCCGAAGCGTCCGCTCTCGTCGCCGAGCTGGGCAGCTCGCCGCTCGCGCTCTACCGGCACGTCCGCGACAACTTCCGCTTCGAGCCCTACGCAGGCTCCCGCAAAGGATCGCGCGAAACGCTGCTCGTGCAGTCCGGCAATGCGTACGACCAGGCCTCGGCATTGATCGCGTTGCTGCGCTCGGCCGGCTTCCCGGCGCGTTACGTGGCAGGTACGGTCCTGATGCCGGCCGCTCAGGTGATGGACTGGCTCGGCGTCACCGATGCGGCCACGGCAGCCAACATTCTCGGCACCGCAGGTCTCGACCCCGTCGCCTACACGAGCGGCGGACAGATCGTCGAGATCCAGTTCGAGCACGTCTGGGTCAGCGCCTACGTGCCCTACGGGAACTATCGCGGCGTGCCGAACGATCCGACGGGCAGCACCTGGGTTGCGCTCGATCCGAGCTTCAAGCCGCTGGCGTTCGCGCCCGCCGTCGATGCTCCCGAGGCGATGGGCTTCGACGCCGAGGAGTTCATCGATGAGTACATCTCGACGCTCCACGAGCTGAGTCCGGTCGAGCTCTACCTGGAGCGCATCGAGGAGTTCGTTGCCGAGAATCTCCCGCAGCTGAGCTTTCCGGACGACGTCTTCCGCAACGGCGAGATCGAGCCATATACGGAGGGCGTGCTGCCAGGCTCGCTTCCATTCACGCAGCTCGCGACTGCCACCGAGTTCAGCGAGATAGCGCCGGCCGATCGCCATCGCATCCGGTTCCACATCCATCTCGGCGACCAGCAGCAGACGACGCTGCTCGACCACACGCTCAACCTTCCCGAGATCGCCAGCCGACGAACGACGATTTCCTACGATCCAGCCACCCTCGCCGACCAGGCGGTCATCGAGAGCTACGGTGATCTTTACGCTACGCCGCCCGACCTGATCGACCTGCGTCCCGTCCTGAAGATCGAAGGCGTCGCCGTGGCTACGGGCAACCCGATCGGCGCGGGAGTCCTGCACGCATCCGACATGCATTTCCTGGCGCCGGCGCAGGAAAACAACGTTCTTCCCGTCGTCCAGAACAGGATCACGGCCGGGACCTACCAGGGCATCGGCATCGACACCTACGCCGTACCCGCCGAAGCGCTCATCAACGGGCCGGGCGAGAGCCTTCCCGACGCCGACGGCCTGACCGGCGAGAAGCTCTATCGTACCGCGATGACCTACCTGAACCGCGTCGATCAGTCCGGCCGCACGGTCGCAGGAACAAATCAGATGGTCATCACGACGGCGGTCTCCGAGGCCATCGTCGAGAACGTCGTCGCGGTGTACTACAGCCTGGGCACGCCGGTTGCGTGGGAATGGAAGGGCCTGATCGTGGATGCCGATCGCAAAATCATCGGCCCCTTCGCGATCGACGGCGACGACAGCGAGAGCAAGGCGTTTTTCGTGCTGGCCGGCGCCGACGGCTCCATCCTGGAAAACCGCATCTTCGAGGACCTCTACGACGAGGAGGCGGTCTCGACGATCAAGATCCTCGAGCTCGCCAGCGACATGGGCATCGTGCTGTGCCGTATCACCACCAGCATCGCGGTGGATTGCCCCGGCATGTCGCAACCGGCTCCGGTAGTCAGCGCGATCAATGCAGCGCTTGCGCAGGGCCACGAGGTGACGATACCGCGCGCTCCGCTGACCTACCTGAACTGGTCGGGCACCGGCTACATCGACATGGATCCCGACACTGGCGCGGCCGGCTACATCATCAGCGGCGGCCAGAGCGGCGGCGCGACGGTGGACGTGTGGACCTCACCATGGGCGCTGATCTACGCCGTGCTGGGGCAGGACGTGTGCAACATCACGGCCAATATCCTGTCGCCGGCGCCGAATTCGAACTTCCCTTATCCCGGCTCGTACGGGGGACTGGGCGGGACACAGCCTGCGCAGTTCGTCGTCCTGTACACGGTCTACTACTGCGAGGACGATCCTCGCGACGTCACCGAAGTGTTCATGCCGCACTTTCAATACCCGCCGGGCCAGTTCGTATTCCATGCAGGCTGGGGCACCGGCGCGACGCTTCCGTTCACCGTCTTCGACGTCATCATCGCGCCCTTTGCCGATCAGCACATGGGCAAAGGATACACGGGCGCCCCGGTGGCCGGTGATCCGGAGCCGGCCACCATCACGTACGCCATCCTGCCGCCGAGTTTCGTCCCGGCCGAAGTCGAGATGTTCATCAACGGCGGCGCGGCCAGCGCGCAGGAGCCGGCCGCGCCGCAGGTTCCGCGCGGAGGCGCCCTTCGCACCATGACGCTGCCCAATGCCGGCGGCATTCAGCAGGCGCAGTTCGACGGCAAGACCGACGGCGGCACCTTCCTTGCGACGGGCTCCTACAATGTCAGCATTCGCGTCACCTCGCCCGACGACAAAACGGACAACAGCGAGGAGAGCCCCCTCGAGGTCGTCGAGGTCATCAGCGTCGAGTTCGTCAGCGCTGCCGGCGCGCCTCTCGACGACAACGACCATCCCGTTGCGCCTGGGGGCAAGCGGCATTTTGCCGGACGCCAGTCGGCAGCGGCAGGCTCATCCAACGATGAGGTGACCGTTCGTGCGACGCTCAGCGCGCCGGTGCCAGCGGGCCGGCTCCGCGTGTATTTCGCATCCTTCGACGTGGTCGATCCCACCGGCCTCATCGATGCCAACCATGCGGGATTCCCCATCATCGGAACCCCGGCCGAGGGCAGCCTCGACGACAGCGATCCTTCGAGCGACGGTGATGACACCGTCGAGACGGACCTGACCGTCACGATGCAACCGGGCGACAACTTCAAGGTCTTCGCCAGCACCAACTCCGCGCTGATCGGCAATCTCACCGATGCGCTGGTGGAGTCGCACACCGACGCCGCCGGCGATACCTCCGATGCGCGCCTGATGCCGCTTGCCTCCGATCGCCTGACGATCTGGCGCCGCGTGCACATCGAGCGAGATTCCATGGGCCCGGTGACGGGCAACGTCGTCGAGGGAGAAATCACCAATGTCGCCAAGTTCGGCGCGATATCGGAGCTAACCACCGACGCCACGGTCACCGAGATGCCCTCGGCTAGCACCCGCTTCGTTCCTGGGCTCCTGCGCAACGACGGGAACCTGTTTCAGGTCACGGACAACACCAACGGCGCGAACATCAAGGTTGCCGTCAACAACATTCCGTCGGCCGCCGGTTTCACCTATCCGACCGAGGACTCATTCACCGTCGTGGACGACGACGATCTCGACGGGAACGACGGCGCTCTGCTCGACGGCGACGACGGCGAGGACGTACGCAACCCCACCCTTGCGCTGTTGTCGAACAGCGATGATGCGATGACGAACGTGTACTCGGTCGCCTACATCCGGCCGCTGTTCGACGTCGGTGATGACAACAGCTCGGTACCGTTCGTGCTCAACACGCCCGACGGCGCCGACGAGGAAGCGCTGCTGCTGGGCACCTACGACTTCGATCAGGTAGCGACCGAGGCCGACGACGAATTCTGGACCGTCTACCTGCTCGGCGCCTACCAGATGCAGACGGAGGAGGACGCTGACGCGGAGGGAGGCGGCACGCTCGGACAGGTCGATGAGATCCACGGCCTTGGCGCCAGCGTCTTCCTCGAGACCGCACGCGATGTCCGCCTTCCCGGCACCGGGTGCACCGAGGACGTCACCGTGGTTCATGAGGTCGGCCATCTCTTCAACCTGCAGCATCCCGAGGGAGGCTTGATGGCCAGCCCGTGCAACGCAGGAACATCCTCGTTTTCCAACGCAAGCCTGCAAAAGCTTCGCGACGTGGATCATCCCTGA